The Penicillium digitatum chromosome 6, complete sequence genome has a window encoding:
- a CDS encoding Amino acid/polyamine transporter I, with protein sequence MSGSVITSTSAPVASLEDGKRTELIKVQNEDELRLAQMGHKQELNRHFSLWSLIGLAANCTISWTGLGLGLITSINAGGPGALIYGFILVFILQSFVGASLAEFVSAYPTEGGMYHWIAAIAPKRYNSLLSFATGWSTVFGWIFTTASTNLIYATTSMALIALYHDGLVVQPWMTFVAYQILNILTAGIVMFGNRFIPAINKFSLVYLQLAWFITMVVVAAKAPLHNDSKFVFRTWINETGWDNNVICFITGLVNPLYSLGGLDGISHITEEMPNPGRNAPLGLAITLSIAFVTGLSYMLSLMFSVQNYGSLADTHTGLPLAELFWQATSTRGGAFGLVFMVWIALGPCVIGSQLSTGRVFWAFARDEGLPLSSIWARVNPKLGSPFNAQLCVTMIAALLGCIYLGSTTAFNSMMSSAVTINNLAYLVPILTNVILFRRTMRRGPFFMGQTLGMTVNIISVAWLVFAIVFFSFPYQMPVTASNMNYTCVVVGGFLIIELVWWLVAGARYSATVQRAREEETSETVVVGDGKSSE encoded by the exons ATGAGCGGCTCTGTAATTACTTCTACCTCTGCACCGGTCGCGAGCCTTGAAGATGGGAAAAGGACCGAGTTGATCAAGGTTCAGAATGAGGACGAGCTGCGGTTGGCACAGATGG gccataaacaggagTTGAATAGACATTTCTCGCTTTGGAGTTTGATCGGACTCGCGGCAAATTGCACAATTTCTTGGACAG GCCTCGGCTTGGGTTTAATAACCTCGATTAATGCAGGTGGTCCTGGCGCCC TGATATATGGCTTCATCCTCGTTTTCATCCTTCAATCTTTCGTCGGTGCTTCACTGGCAGAATTTGTGTCGGCATACCCCACAGAAGGAGGAATGTATCATTGGATTGCTGCCATTGCTCCCAAGCGGTACAACAGCTTGCTCAGCTTTGCCACTGGGTGGAGCACTGTATTTGGAT GGATTTTTACGACTGCATCGACCAATTTGATTTATGCCACAACCTCCATGGCATTGATAGCTCTTTACCACGATGGCCTCGTGGTCCAACCGTGGATGACTTTTGTCGCATATCAGATTCTCAATATCCTGACTGCGGGAATCGTCATGTTTGGGAATCGGTTTATTCCAGCAATCAACAAGTTTTCAT TGGTATACCTGCAATTGGCCTGGTTTATTACCATGGTTGTTGTGGCAGCCAAAGCACCACTTCATAATGACAGCAAATTTGTGTTCCGTACCTGGATCAACGAAACCGGCTGGGACAACAATGTCATCTGCTTTATCACTGGATTGGTCAACCCTCTTTACTCACTTGGAGGTCTCGATGGAATCTCG CACATCACAGAAGAAATGCCGAAT CCCGGAAGGAATGCTCCTTTGGGTCTAG CTATAACCCTATCTATTGCATTCGTGACTGGATTATCATATATGCTCAGCCTCATGTTTTCAGTTCAAAACTATGGCAGTTTGGCTGACACGCACACTGGACTTCCTCTTGCCGAACTCTTTTGGCAGGCAACCTCTACACGAGGTGGAGCATTTGGGCTGGTGTTCATGGTGTGGATTGCTCTTGGACCCTGTGTCATCGGTTCGCAATTGA GTACCGGGCGAGTGTTCTGGGCCTTTGCCCGCGATGAGGGCCTGCCGCTGTCGAGCATTTGGGCCCGTGTCAACCCTAAGCTGGGCTCGCCGTTTAATGCGCAGCTCTGCGTTACCATGATTGCCGCCCTCCTTGGCTGTATCTATTTGGGCTCGACGACGGCGTTTAATTCAATGATGAGCTCTGCGGT AACTATCAACAATCTCGCCTACCTTGTGCCCATCCTGACAAATGTTATCCTATTCCGTCGAACCATGCGCCGTGGTCCATTCTTCATGGGCCAGACGCTAGGAATGACTGTGAACATCATCTCTGTGGCTTGGCTGGTGTTTGCCattgtctttttctcgttCCCGTATCAGATGCCTGTGACTG CATCCAACATGAACTATACCTGTGTTGTTGTAGGTGGATTCTTGATAATTGAGCTTGTTTGGTGGCTCGTTGCTGGAGCGAGGTATTCTGCGACTGTACAGAGAGCCAGAGAGGAAGAGACCAGTGAGACAGTAGTCGTCGGAGACGGAAAATCCAGTGAATAA
- a CDS encoding Phox-like, which translates to MEPAPEEAGPAFKPHPSSPHPDTEPFPALQPETDTDTTHANSVATNAHGQSGPARSSASSFSTTSLPVSAVVPPYWRQHERNASHVSQSSLHGAAHITLEDHTADPNSETSRGLWASSVTIDDHVVVHGMTGVGSYVVWNCTVQTLDGSPIVLRMRYSEFDDLRQRLVDSFPHARNALPALPPKSVIYKFRPKFLESRRVGLEYFFNCVLLNPEFSGSPIVKDFLFGRIC; encoded by the exons ATGGAGCCAGCACCCGAGGAGGCCGGACCGGCATTTAAGCCACACCCCTCCTCCCCACACCCAGACACCGAGCCCTTCCCCGCACTCCAACCTGAGACCGATACCGATACCACCCATGCCAATTCCGTCGCGACAAACGCTCACGGCCAAAGTGGCCCAGCCCGAAGCTCTGCATCCTCATTCTCCACAACATCCCTCCCCGTCTCCGCCGTAGTGCCTCCCTACTGGCGCCAACACGAGCGCAATGCCTCGCATGTCTCGCAGTCATCGTTGCATGGCGCTGCGCACATAACCCTCGAAGACCATACTGCTGACCCGAACTCTGAGACGAGTCGAGGGCTCTGGGCGAGTAGCGTCACTATTGATGATCATGTTGTTGTGCATGGTATGACTGGTGTTGGGTCGTATGTGGTGTGGAATTGTACGGTCCAGACGCTTGAT GGTAGTCCGATCGTTCTTCGGATGAG ATACTCTGAGTTCGATGACCTGCGGCAGCGGCTGGTCGATTCTTTCCCGCATGCGAGGAATGCATTGCCTGCATTGCCACCGAAGAGCGTTATCT ATAAATTCCGACCCAAATTCCTGGAATCAAGGCGTGTGGGGTTGGAATATTTTTTCAA CTGTGTTCTTCTAAACCCGGAATTCTCGGGTTCCCCTATCGTCAAAGACTTCCTCTTCGGTCGGATCTGTTAA
- a CDS encoding Acyl-CoA N-acyltransferase has translation MITNRPATLADIPQVRDINHWYIVNSCSTFATTPPPISHYEDILRDLMRRNLPFYVVVSDTRKTPDGADLILGYAYLSPFRGHLLSYAPSVEVSIFMRYDQQQYGYGTIILRRLLRLVQEGEVEHHCEERVGDIPRIGFGSSVGVMKTSLVQNIIAIIPYDTEAPTDGERLRKWYMKWGFVEKGQLENVGRKMGHWIDTVYLQWTMPEPTDSV, from the exons ATGATCACAAATCGCCCCGCTACTCTGGCCGATATCCCACAAGTTCGGGATATCAACCACTGGTACATTGTTAACAGCTGTTCCACTTTTGCGACTACCCCACCACCGATATCCCACTATGAGGACATCCTCCGGGATTTGATGAGAAGAAACCTTCCATTTTATGTCGTCGTGTCTGATACGCGGAAGACACCAGATGGAGCAGATTTAATTCTTGGTTACGCGTATTTGTCTCCTTTCCGTGGTCATTTACTGTCCTATGCACCGTCCGTTGAGGTGTCGATCTTCATGCGCTATGACCAGCAGCAATATGGCTATGGAACAATTATTCTTAGAAGGCTCTTGCGCCTGGTACAGGAGGGTGAAGTTGAACATCACTGTGAGGAAAGAGTGGGCGATATTCCACGGATTGGATTTGGTAGCTCTGTGGGTGTTATGAAGACTTCTCTTGTTCAGAATATCATTGCGATCATACCGTATGACACTGAGGCTCCCACTGATGGGGAGAGACTGCGGAAATGGTACATGAAATGGGGGTTTGTGGAGAAAGGGCAGTTGGAAAACGTTGGGAGAAAGATGGGTCATTG GATTGATACTGTCTATCTTCAATGGACAATGCCAGAGCCAACAGACAGTGTGTAA
- a CDS encoding lysylphosphatidylglycerol biosynthesis bifunctional protein LysX, whose product MTTPTGSHEPTADKKRTRRIRKGNLPGPVTVKPKKTLFVDEIGDSLVDGLYETAKRNGDVDNLAASSISLWDHLRSSTGPPAASSCSSSASFNTLSDSSPATSVNSHEPLPINSLQVPTTVKVLNPTTDSLHAKAKGQDLDAVFGLEDFKTVAAIQQIAAQYGQVAHMGILDHSYRFFVNKSRTAAISFKVQNGVAVIGGDPLCHKDEIPELLSEFAAYRQRHHLSIAFMGASESFLKDYAKPNGWTTIRFATERVLNPQTNEVILENSGKRILTKSRQLTNKTKGGITMGVYAPAVHGINQDLQSNLIAVYDAWRAERNASASPQAFITVYDPFAVPALMTFIYTRTPDRTINGFAALRRLGAGGYHVDPYIAAPGSVSGISDLLLVMAMALLRRAGVSYLGLGVEPLQSLNREDVSGMPWPCKSFTRGLYGHAFQRLPIGGKKAYHDKFRPDATQDAGLYLVFPSGIPSPRHMLAMTHMANISLRKIFRADVESFVLTRKLKAGGEVVVSLGKKEGSAEQSKKGDRFEEEVLVFYSPCVR is encoded by the coding sequence ATGACCACACCTACTGGATCACACGAACCCACAGCAGATAAGAAGCGAACACGCCGCATACGCAAAGGTAACCTTCCTGGCCCTGTCACTGTGAAACCAAAGAAGACCTTGTTTGTGGATGAGATCGGGGATTCTTTGGTTGATGGGCTCTACGAGACAGCCAAGCGTAACGGCGATGTTGATAATCTTGCTGCCTCTTCCATTTCTCTCTGGGATCATTTGCGCAGCAGCACAGGGCCTCCAGCAGCCTCATCCTGTTCGAGCTCAGCAAGCTTTAATACATTGTCTGATTCTAGCCCGGCAACGAGTGTGAACAGTCATGAACCCCTCCCAATCAATTCCTTACAAGTACCAACAACGGTCAAAGTGCTGAACCCAACCACTGATTCACTTCATGCAAAAGCCAAAGGCCAAGATCTAGATGCGGTATTCGGACTCGAAGATTTCAAGACCGTGGCAGCCATCCAACAAATAGCTGCACAGTATGGCCAAGTGGCACACATGGGAATCCTCGATCACAGCTACCGATTCTTCGTGAACAAATCAAGAACGGCAGCAATTTCATTTAAGGTCCAGAACGGTGTGGCAGTCATCGGTGGAGATCCATTATGTCACAAAGACGAAATCCCCGAGCTCTTGTCGGAGTTTGCAGCCTATCGGCAACGACATCATTTGAGCATAGCATTCATGGGCGCCAGCGAGTCCTTCCTTAAAGACTACGCCAAACCGAACGGTTGGACAACAATCCGCTTCGCCACAGAGCGCGTACTGAATCCTCAGACAAACGAAGTCATCCTAGAGAACAGCGGGAAACGCATCCTGACCAAAAGCCGTCAACTCACGAACAAAACTAAAGGTGGCATCACCATGGGCGTGTACGCCCCCGCCGTGCATGGGATAAACCAAGATCTACAAAGTAACCTCATCGCCGTCTACGATGCCTGGCGGGCTGAGCGCAATGCCTCCGCCAGCCCACAAGCCTTTATAACCGTCTACGACCCCTTTGCCGTCCCCGCCCTGATGACCTTCATCTACACCCGCACCCCAGACAGAACAATCAACGGTTTTGCTGCTCTTCGACGCCTCGGCGCCGGCGGCTACCATGTTGACCCGTACATCGCAGCCCCAGGCAGCGTAAGCGGCATCAGTGACCTTCTGCTCGTCATGGCGATGGCTCTCCTCCGACGCGCCGGCGTCTCTTACCTCGGCCTCGGCGTCGAGCCACTCCAATCACTCAACCGCGAGGATGTTAGCGGCATGCCGTGGCCCTGTAAGAGTTTTACACGCGGTCTGTACGGCCATGCATTCCAGCGTCTGCCCATCGGCGGCAAGAAGGCATACCATGATAAATTCCGCCCTGATGCAACTCAGGACGCGGGTCTTTATCTTGTTTTCCCATCCGGCATACCCAGTCCCCGACACATGCTCGCTATGACTCATATGGCTAACATCAGTTTGCGGAAGATATTCCGGGCGGATGTCGAGTCTTTTGTGTTGACTCGCAAGTTGAAAGCAGGTGGTGAGGTTGTTGTGTCGCTCGGTAAGAAGGAAGGTTCGGCCGAACAAAGCAAAAAGGGTGACAGGTTTGAGGAGGAAGTTCTTGTATTCTATTCGCCTTGTGTGCGTTAA